The DNA window TGGGGGATCATCTCCCGCGACTCACTCAGCGGCATGTCCAGCACCGCCCTCGCGGCGCTGGTGCACAACGGCGGGTGGGCCTTCATCCTGGCAGCCTCCGGCTTCGTCGTGTTCGCGCTGTGGCTCACCTTCAGCCGCTACGGCGGCATCCGGCTGGGGCGCGACGACGAGGAACCCGAGTTCCGCACCATGTCCTGGATCGCCATGATGTTCGGGGCGGGGATGGGGATCGGCCTCGTCTTCTACGGCGCCGGTGAACCCATCACCCACTTCCTCAGCCCACCACCGGGGACCGAGGCGGAGAGCGCGCCCACCGCGATGGCGACGACGCTCTTCCACTGGACCCTGCACCCGTGGTCGATCTACGCCGTCGTGGGACTGGCCATCGCCTACGGCACCTACCGCCTGGGCCGGGGCCAGCTCATCAGCGCCGTGTTCACCCCGCTCATCGGGGAGCGGCACGCCAACGGCGCCGTCGGGCGGATCATCGACGTGTTCGCCCTGTTCGCGACCCTGTTCGGGACCGCGGCGTCCCTCGGGCTGGGTGCCCTGCAGATCGGCAGCGGGCTGGAGGAGATCGGCTGGATCGAGCAGTCCAGCGACCCCGTGCTGATCACGGTCATCGGCGTGCTGATCCTGTGCTTCCTGTTCTCGGCGGTCTCCGGTGTCGCCCGGGGCATCCAGTGGCTGTCCAACACCAACATCGTGCTGGCCTTCGGCCTGCTGGTGTTCCTCCTGCTGGCCGGTTCCAGCGTCTACATGCTGAACATGGTGCCGACCGCCCTGGGCAGCTACTTCAGCGGCCTGTTCGACATGTCCGCCCGCACGGGCGCCACCACCAGCGACGAGTGGCTGTCCAGCTACACCATCTTCTACTGGGCGTGGTGGATCTCCTGGTCGCCGTTCGTGGGCATGTTCATCGCCCGCATCAGCCGCGGCCGCACGATCCGCCAGTTCATCGGCGGCGTCATCCTCGTCCCGAGCGCGCTCAGCCTGGTGTGGTTCTGCGTGATGGGCGGCTCCGCCCTGAGCCTCGGCTCCACCGACAGGATCGCCTCGCTGGGTGACGACGCCGAGTCGCAACTGTTCGGGCTGCTGCGGGAGTTCCCCGCCTTCACCCTGGTCGCGCTCGTGGTGATGGTGCTGATCGGGATCTTCTTCATCACCGGCGCCGACTCCGCCTCCATCATCATGGGCACCATGTCGCAGGGCGGC is part of the Haloactinospora alba genome and encodes:
- a CDS encoding BCCT family transporter codes for the protein MATDNSSSSGDINTEDLLWEPPATSEADRAPRTDRVVFGTAAFLAIAFLAWGIISRDSLSGMSSTALAALVHNGGWAFILAASGFVVFALWLTFSRYGGIRLGRDDEEPEFRTMSWIAMMFGAGMGIGLVFYGAGEPITHFLSPPPGTEAESAPTAMATTLFHWTLHPWSIYAVVGLAIAYGTYRLGRGQLISAVFTPLIGERHANGAVGRIIDVFALFATLFGTAASLGLGALQIGSGLEEIGWIEQSSDPVLITVIGVLILCFLFSAVSGVARGIQWLSNTNIVLAFGLLVFLLLAGSSVYMLNMVPTALGSYFSGLFDMSARTGATTSDEWLSSYTIFYWAWWISWSPFVGMFIARISRGRTIRQFIGGVILVPSALSLVWFCVMGGSALSLGSTDRIASLGDDAESQLFGLLREFPAFTLVALVVMVLIGIFFITGADSASIIMGTMSQGGAIEPRKHITVFWGLMMGAVAAIMMLAGGNDALTGLQNLTIIVSAPFAIIIILMCFALVRDLKRDPVVLRSAKGEEVVTAAVIAGAQDHDGDFQLEISPTEDTETDGSTDGEAASDEGTERESVPGFAANGHAGPDGHSTTREHASTSE